A genomic window from Peromyscus maniculatus bairdii isolate BWxNUB_F1_BW_parent chromosome 1, HU_Pman_BW_mat_3.1, whole genome shotgun sequence includes:
- the LOC102906210 gene encoding non-structural maintenance of chromosomes element 3 homolog, translating to MLQKPRSRSRPGAQPRSGRHCGPGVPGEVPSGHARPGASQGTAGTLSTTFRRAQATPAPELRTQKQLELKVAELVQFLLIKDQRKIPIKRSGILKHIIRDYKDVFPDLLKLAAERLHYVFGYKLVELEPKSNSYILINALEPVEEDAEVRGNQGTPTTGLLMIILGLIFMNGHSIPETEVWDFLRRLGVYPTKKHSVFGDPKKLITDDFVRQRYLVSRRIPHTDPVDCELQWGPRANLETSKMKVLKFVAKVHKQDPKDWPTQYCEALADEQSRVRPEPSGPAPTS from the coding sequence ATGTTGCAAAAACCGAGAAGCAGGAGCCGCCCTGGTGCCCAGCCCAGGAGCGGCCGCCACTGTGGCCCAGGTGTCCCTGGGGAGGTCCCGAGTGGGCACGCACGCCCAGGCGCCTCGCAGGGCACCGCAGGCACCTTGTCAACGACCTTCCGCAGGGCCCAGGCCACCCCAGCCCCGGAACTCCGGACCCAGAAGCAGCTGGAGTTGAAGGTGGCAGAGCTGGTGCAGTTCTTGCTGATTAAGGACCAGAGGAAGATCCCCATCAAGCGGAGTGGTATCCTGAAGCACATCATCCGAGACTACAAGGACGTCTTCCCAGACCTGCTCAAGCTGGCTGCTGAGCGGCTCCACTACGTGTTCGGGTACAAGCTGGTAGAACTCGAACCCAAGAGCAACTCCTACATCCTCATCAACGCCCTGGAGCCAGTGGAGGAGGATGCTGAGGTGAGAGGCAACCAGGGAACGCCCACCACCGGCCTCCTGATGATTATTTTAGGGCTCATCTTTATGAATGGCCACAGCATCCCTGAAACCGAAGTCTGGGATTTTCTACGTCGTTTGGGGGTGTATCCCACCAAGAAGCATTCGGTTTTCGGAGATCCAAAGAAACTCATTACTGACGACTTTGTGAGACAGCGCTACCTGGTGTCCCGAAGGATACCTCACACAGATCCTGTGGACTGTGAGCTCCAGTGGGGGCCACGAGCAAATCTGGAAACCAGTAAGATGAAAGTTCTTAAATTTGTGGCCAAAGTCCACAAGCAAGATCCCAAGGACTGGCCCACACAGTACTGTGAGGCTTTGGCGGACGAACAGAGCAGGGTCAGACCGGAACCCAGTGGTCCAGCCCCGACTTCTTGA